ACAACCATTTACCCCATTTTTCTGCTTTACCTGTAATTAATTCCCCAAAATGCATGACACCAAGTTCTGCTTGACGCCATTTAACTTCTAGCCTTGCCTGTCGCAGTTTGATTCCCAGATAATCGCATTCTGGTGAGTAGAGGTAAACATCTTCCCTTTCTTCTGGTGATTTTAACGGATCAATCAGACAATTTTGCTGAAACCAAACTTGAATATTATCGGGGAGCTTGCCAGGAAAAAACCAGCGCAATTCGTTACCGATCAACATAAATTCGTTGATTACCTTTAGTTATTTAACAGCGTCCCGGTTGATGGGACAATGAAAAATTGTGCCTGCCTTATTTTGCTTCCAGTCCAAAGGAATTTATCAAAATGTGGAAACGAATTGCATTCATGTTGCTATTGGTGTTGAGTTTTAGCCTAAGTAACCCCGATGTCGCAGCGGCGGCTGGACTCAAAAACTACGTAAACACTTCTAATGGCTATGAGTTCTCATATCCTAACGGCTGGGTGCAAGTTAAAGTTGCCAACGGCCCTGATATAGTGTTTCACGATCTGATCGAAATTAGTGAAAACGTCTCAGTAGTAATTAGTCCGGTTCCAGAAGGTAAAACTTTGACACAACTGGGGACACCGACAGAAGTAGGGTATAAGTTAGGTAAGGCTGCTCTCGCTCCTCCAGACTCTGGTCGTTCAGCTGAATTAGTTAATGCTTTTGAACGCGAATCTGATGGTAAGACATACTACATTTTAGAATATGCAGTTAAACTACCCAATCAGCAACAGCGGCATAATATTGCTAGCGTTGCTGTTAGCCGCGGCAAACTTTTTACTTTTAATGCCTCAATTCCAGAAAGACGTTGGCAGAAAGTTAAACCTGCGATGGAAGAGGTT
The genomic region above belongs to Calothrix sp. NIES-2098 and contains:
- a CDS encoding photosystem II oxygen evolving complex protein PsbP, whose amino-acid sequence is MWKRIAFMLLLVLSFSLSNPDVAAAAGLKNYVNTSNGYEFSYPNGWVQVKVANGPDIVFHDLIEISENVSVVISPVPEGKTLTQLGTPTEVGYKLGKAALAPPDSGRSAELVNAFERESDGKTYYILEYAVKLPNQQQRHNIASVAVSRGKLFTFNASIPERRWQKVKPAMEEVISSFLVY